aaaaaaaagttcaagtaTACTTTTATCAACACAGACATTATATGATAAAATTTGAACAACACAGGTCTTTTAAAAGCGCTTCACATAACAAAGGAGATTTGGTACAATTGCCATAGAGAAAAATATTACACAAAGACCAAAGGTTAAACAGTTGAACTATGGATCAATGTGCTGACTTCGGCAATTGGCAAAACTCATGCATGCCAATAGATAATGCTCAACGTATTTTGAATTTACATACACTATTTATACAAATATGAAATAGTACAATTAGTTTGAGATGTTTCCAAGAATAGTcactttgtatttttgttaacatTAACTCATTACCGAGAAGCACTATCTGTAACACTTCTAACATCAATAGTTGACAAGTTATTTAAGATTATATACGAACGTTTTACTATCAAGAGTTGCGACCATCATCTTATTACTTGATATGTCCACGTGTATAACTGCTGGGTCATATAGTCCATTTGCCCTAGTTAAGAGCTGTCTATAATGCTGGCCATTCGGAGTGATAACAACTAAATTGTCCGTACGTTTTCCTACAACGTACACATTTCCAGTTCCATCTAAAGATATACCATAAGGGGCTTTGAGAACATTTGCATTTTTGAAAACCCATTGTATATTCCCTTGAAAGTCAATGCAGGTTACACTATCGTCGTTACAGTTTGTATAGAAAATTTTGTCTCTAAAGGTTGCAACATACGAATAGGAAGTTACTTTAGTTTTAGTAACATAGGTAATGGATTCATCATTCAGGCTGATCATATGTATTCCCTCCTCTCCAGCACAATAAATCAACTTATCCGAACTGTATGCTACACCAGAGTTTATTGAATTCACTTTTAATGTTCTCTTTACTTTCCTTGTTGTTAAGTCAACTAAATTAATTTGGCGGAAGTCCTTATGATAACCCGATGTTACAGCAACTTTATTATCTCCTATGTATGTCACATCGAAAACAGGACCTATGTTTCTAATCTCAAAATCAAGAGATCCATCTGGCTTAAAAACTTTAACAGTTCTTTTTATTAAGCATGAAAGTATCATTCTACGATCAAGCAGAAACGTACAACCCCTGACACTTGTCAGCTTTGGAAAAATTGTATGCAGCAATGTAGGCGCCAGGCTATCGATAGTTATAGGTGTTACAGCTACCATTATCTGAGCTTGTTTATCCTTCTGTTTCAGGATTGGTATTTTACATGGATCTGCTGTCACCAAGATATCTCCAAATTTCTGGATGGCAGATATCAAACCTTGCAAGGGTGGATTCATTTGGCAAGAAAAGTCAATTTGGTTCGCATCATCACTTTTGACCATTGATTGAATGTACTGTTCATCAACTAAAACATCTTTTTCTATGTGTTTCAAAGCGAGGAAAGTTTGCAGCTCTGATGCATACTGTTTTATGTTGCCAATATTCTTTTGGAGTTCTGCGATCTCCTTTTCCTTGTCTGACATTGACTTCACTAATCGTCGTATTTTACTACTTTCTTCTTCTTCTCTTGTTTTCAGATCTTTCAATATGGCATCCTGAAGTTTATCTAGATGAAGATTAATCATGGCACGAGTTTCTAGAACCTCTTTTTCAATTGCTTTACTCTTATTCCCAATTGACGCCAAATTGTCTTCCCGGCTGATTCGAAGTCTTCTAATATTCTCAGCAATTTCTGACAAGGCCTGTTCGATGTCTGCAAACGCATTTGAAGATTTGATATTTCGTGTTATATCATCGATATCAGTCAGTTCTTCACATTTAATGTGTGTATCAACTACACATTTCTTGCAGCACGGACAGTCATGCTTTTTACAGAATATCACGTACTTCTCATTGTGCTTATCACAAGAACGCGCCAATTGTAAAACATTGTTCGGTAGTTTCCGGTACTGTGTAATTGATACAGTGTCATGATTTCTAGATGCTTTTGAAATACCATGATGATCTTTACATTCTTCACAAAGCCCTTCATCACATTCTGAACACCAGACAATCGATGGTTTGGTAATGTGGCGATAATCACAAACCCCGCAAACACTCCAGTTACTTGCCATATTATCCTGCAAAGATTTAAGTATATATGAATTCACAGATTCGTCAGAACTGTTTTGTTTTGAACTTTCATTCAGGATTCTTGAAACGTGTTGATTTAAAAGTTCTACCAAGAAACGGGATGTtcggcaaaaatatgttttaaattaagaACATAAGGATTAACAAATTAAACGTtattaagttataaaatatatgttagaTACTAGTATCAGAAGTTCaagaaaaatctaaaaaaaaaaaaaaagaagttaggGACAATGGACATACGCAAGACCGAAACTTAGTGACATAAGGGATCTGTatacaagacaataacaatcaaaacctaggagtaaacaaagactcacaaaaccaaaggacatttacatcaacagttataaataataaataagatacaatacgaactccactaaaaaccgggagtgaaatcaggtgctgtggaagggtaagcatttcctgcaacGTATACAGCACCCATCGTGTTATTTCTACAAGATATGAAGCAAACAGATCTTTTACCAACAGAAATATcgagtattataaaaaaaaaaaaaaaaaaaaaaaaggtttacgCCGCCGCCATCGAAAAGTAATCCCATTGTCTCACTTCTGAAACTTTCGTTGTAGGCGAGACCACACAACTAGAGACTTTAAGGAGCCTGCATCGTTCTTCTggtgtttttatataaaattgatataatGCAACAAGAGCTGTTTTGTTGAGAAAAAAACTGTATGGTCGATTATAGTCTTTAAAGTAATAAGCATAACTAAAAAATGGATCAAAATTGGGATTTAAATGAAACAACTGCTCTAAGAGTTTGATtaacaatttcaaatatattcCTAAGTTGAGTCATCAGACGATTTGGATCGTTTATGCAGAGCATTTTTCCaaaaacagtttatctctatctatcataGTTTTCAAAGTAATACAAAAACATAAATGgtaacaagagctgtcaaaatgacagcaTACCGGAATTtcctgcagaggtcgaaccctgaacagctgAGCAAGTATGGCCACAACGTTTAAGCTTAAACCAGcactgaatttgaattgtgattgcAATTATCCAAAATCTAAGAatattgttaaaatcagactatcATAAAATCCAAagatttaaattttgatgaaatacGTATTGATTAAACCATTtatgttcaaagggaaataacttaaACTAATTTCCATGAACCAGTAATGTTAACATCTAACATAAGATATGATATAACCACTAACAAATAGTTcaacatcagtggcggatccaagggggggggggggttccggcggtgcgcacccccctttatttttgccgatcaatgcatttgtatcgggacatatgttttgcaccccccctttgccctgggtgccctgggttagctaGCACCttccctttcgaaaattcctgcatccgcccctgaacaTTAGATATGATCAAGATgatgttatatctattttaaaattactagaacacacccgtgatatcgcgggtccgtgactgaattaaagtatataactatgcgcaagccttattttaatattagtattgtcatctgataaagtcatgccgatgaTAAGATACGCAGTTTTCtatgctttcaaatctttctgcttgaatccgtcgaactggaacttatcaattattgatagtattaattagttggaaaacaaaaggtcctggaatggaatattttttaatcaacagcattgtcctatattagttataaagttgaattctttgattcgctgtttacGTCATGCCcgataacaaattgaaaactgtacctatacgccttattttagtccagacttttagtattcgtattgttatcttagaaagttttactgattaaaatgctacaataggtaacaatttgacaatctagtagtgtcaaccctgtgaatatgacccgtgtatacagcatattaatcctgagtacaccgtttggtggtgcgcctgtcagatgcggaacgtacaaataaggtaataggtaacaggtgaatatactattggtatcggtatcggactcaacccggaacttcttaattattggcaatatgaattacgtggaaaacaaaagggcctggagtggtgtaatttttaatctacacctttgtactatattagttatatataaaattgaattctttgattcgtcgtttttacgtgatgacggctgacaaattgggcctcgtaattttagtattatagataatcAAATCTTATTAAtaattttccctttttttctGTCATTTGTGACAAACTAATATAGATCTGCAAATATTCTATCTATCTATCAATGTCAACACAATGTAATGAAATATATCCTTTTATAAGAATAGATTATTAActtatgaaaatgatattttcaaatcTTGATCCCAAACAGGTCATTAATACACACAACAATAATGACATCGACCTTCAAAACACActtgactaaaaaaaaaaaaaaaaaaggcaaataattGAACAGATACAATCATTGATCTACACATTACCTCATTAATTTCTGTTCAAGGAAAATAACTTTATCACATAATAAGTATCACTTTTAGGTACTAAAAGGGTCGATAACTGAACAACTAGAAATGCAAAAGTCGTGAAAATTGTACTCGACCTTACAATTGAGTCACTGAAAACATCTTATCTAaatataaaccagatgctccgcagggcgtagctttatacgaccgcagaggttgaaccctgaacggttggggcaagtatggacacaacattcaagctggattcagctctaaatttggattctgattaaatagttgacacagcatcggtttctgacacaaaatgaatgtggtctaatgaacttaaaattttgtttttgcctttgagcaattcactatgctgttgaatattaatcctctcaaaaaaaatgtttgaagaaattttctttttatttacgaaatctgaaatgagaaaaatttatccccccccccctccaTTTTTGTTctcatccccctttccctttttccaaaactgatctcaattcaaatttctggagtttgcaacaataacgactcatttaaatacatcataaaatattaaaatgtaaaataaagtgcttgttatcactgaatggtaaagattgttttaatttatcagttggtagtaaaagtgaatatacattgtttatcatatacttagactaaataacatatgatttttaccgtatgataatagcattaaattaaagtattttccatatttttcgttgttatcacatgcctttccgtaacgttatcacatggcattccggtgatactcggcaaattccggaaaatacacctcaatgctacgttttcagtggaaaaacattacaaagtagtgtacaaaacaattatttgaatactgggaagtatattaattgtgtaaaataattaaattaaattaaaaaaaaatatatattaaataaatgcattttttaagtttttctgaaacataatttagaaagttactttaaaaaagttgacttttccaaacaattttcattatgtatattgttgaattttttttttttttgtcgattcgtccatattaaaatgtgttttttttttctttgttgaggcatatgatagaaatatttcatattgaatgtactaagtatcaaattttgggtccgacatccgtgaactttttactctttcaatgtactaagtatcaaattttgggtccgacatccgtgaactttttactctttcaacatcttttcgggaaccacgtagaaggatcaatatttgaatctgttatttttctctactgttgaagcatatgataaaaagattataacatgtcatttttcatatcgcatgtattatcagccctcggtcaatatcagccctcgagccatgcggctcttgggctgatattgaacctagggctgataatacatgcgatatgaaaaatgccatgtaataatctgataatattgtataaaacaatgatttaagttgattcaactactattctggac
Above is a window of Mytilus galloprovincialis chromosome 7, xbMytGall1.hap1.1, whole genome shotgun sequence DNA encoding:
- the LOC143083127 gene encoding uncharacterized protein LOC143083127; translated protein: MINLHLDKLQDAILKDLKTREEEESSKIRRLVKSMSDKEKEIAELQKNIGNIKQYASELQTFLALKHIEKDVLVDEQYIQSMVKSDDANQIDFSCQMNPPLQGLISAIQKFGDILVTADPCKIPILKQKDKQAQIMVAVTPITIDSLAPTLLHTIFPKLTSVRGCTFLLDRRMILSCLIKRTVKVFKPDGSLDFEIRNIGPVFDVTYIGDNKVAVTSGYHKDFRQINLVDLTTRKVKRTLKVNSINSGVAYSSDKLIYCAGEEGIHMISLNDESITYVTKTKVTSYSYVATFRDKIFYTNCNDDSVTCIDFQGNIQWVFKNANVLKAPYGISLDGTGNVYVVGKRTDNLVVITPNGQHYRQLLTRANGLYDPAVIHVDISSNKMMVATLDSKTFVYNLK